gctccccctagtggtggctgtataatctgtatgtagtgatctccccctagtggtggctgtataatctgtatgtagtgagctccctctagtggtggctgtataatctgtatgtagtgagctccctctagtggtggatgtttattctgtatgtagtgagctccctctagtggtgactgaagGTAGCAGAATGTTATCATGTAACCATCTCCatgcagaggatttggagctttgtTTCAGTAAAACTAATGGGCAGGAGGACATCACTGATGTGTCCATTTCTATTCCAGAGTCGTCGGGCGGCCATGACACCTCAGACACTATAGTGGCTATAACAGAGGGCGAAGATGTGACTACACCCAGGTTTATTGCACAGAATCGCTGACCAGCGTCTCATCCTTGTCTCGTGGATGATGGGAGTATTCATTTCCTTTGTCTATAAATATTTACATGAAAGCACCCCGTGTCTGAGACTTCTCCTCCGCAGCTTCTTCCTATTTTAGTTGGATACAGGAAGTATCTGAGGGGACAACCACCAAATGTGGCGGCCATGGGGCCACTGCTCGGAGATCGGGGGGCGCCTCCAGCACTTTGGGGTGATTTTACTTTCTCACAGTCTGCTGGCGGTGGTCATCTGCTGAGTCAAGAACGCTGTCAGTTTTGAGATgtgtactgtctctttaatgGTGGTGTCGCGGTTGCGCAGGTGGAGCAGGCCGCTTTCCAGCGTGATGTCACTCACCAGCACCGTGAACATGACGCCCATCTCATCGTACCTGAAACACATAGGCGAGGTGAGGAGGGGGCGGCGGACAACAGCCCCTGTGCATACAATATATCATCTGATAATCCCCTCCCCCATGGATGCCAGATTAGAGGATGGTCGCTGGACGCGGCCCTCCCATCATCCCTCCACTCACCTTATGAACAGCTGCTCCATCGACGTCTGCACCGTGTCCAAGTATCCGGGCCAGACGGCGATCCCACTCCCCCGCAGCTCCGCCGACAACCCCTGACAAACCTGAGAGACGAAACTAAGAACCATCACATGGATGTCGGATTAAAGGACCTGGTTTATGCACATCCGATAATTCGGCGGCGAACTTCCAGTATAACGAAGAGAGGTGTACGCACCAGCCGTAGATCCACAGCCGGCCCCTTCCCAAAATCCACCGCCACTTTAACGGGTGTCAACGACGGGTGAATCTTCAACACCTGAGATGCAGGAGACAAGATGGCGGCACTTAGAGATATCGTCCACCTATTACCTGACAACTGCGAGGCCCAAGAGAATTTACCGCCAACCGCTGCTCCTTCCCCCGCGGGGACAGCGCGTCTGACAGGTACGCCAGCAAACCGAGGTCCAGATCGCTGCTCAGCCACAGCACGTGCGGGATGATGGACCTCCTGCTGTCCCGACCCTGAGGAGGAGACAAAACCTAAAGTCCTGGTAATCTGGCAGGGAGTTTCATAATCCAGAAAATCGGATAATCCAGCATAGGGGTGGGCGATGaaggcgatataaatttgtgccacgatatggattttgtgcatatcgccggaccacgatatgatcgcgctctcggcgcgcaccatgttctcctgagccggcacagtggagaaggagggagccccccctccccactctgcgcggctgccgctgaccaccaatgagaacagagtaggaggaggaggggagggactgtggccactgcgccaccaatgaatgtgccggccatatcccggcccctatgactgcacgctgcgatccaccgcaattaacccctcagttgaggggttaatcgcgtggatcacagcgtcctgtcagaggtcaggtgccgggaATGTCTGTGTggtgcattagcaatgcgccgcacagacctatgagaaggagcgcccggcggccaaggcgcacgcgagtataatgctgctcactaacattccatggcagccaggacttcagtagcgtcctggctgccatggtaaccgatcggagctgcccactgccaccaatgattaatactggggagggaggggtgggtttgagttaccagagggggatgataagagggagaggctgggggggcacatgagaggctgggggggggcacatgagaggctgggggggggggcacatgagaggctggggggggggggggcacatgagaggctgggggggggggggcacatgagaggctagggggggcacatgagaggctgggggggggcacatgagaggctggggggggggcacatgagaggctgggggggggggcacatgagaggctgggggggggggcacatgagaggctgggggggggggcacatgagaggcgggggggggggcacatgagaggcttggggggggcacatgagaggctgggggggcacatgagaggctggggggggcacatgagaggctgggggggggcacatgagaggctggggggggcacatgagaggctgggggggggcccatgagaggctggggggggcacatgagaggctgggggggggcacatgagaggctggggggggggcacatgagaggctggggggggcacatgagaggctggggggggcacatgagaggctggggggggcacatgagaggctgggggggggcacatgagaggctggggggggggcacatgagaggctggggggggggcacatgagaggctggggggggggcacatgagaggctgggggggggcacatgagaggctggctgccatggtgaatatgacaagggttcaagcccttaaggaggctaatagttattaaataaaaagtaaaaaaaaaaaaaagtttaaccccccccccccccccccccaaatatagaaaacaatatatcgcgatatatatcgcatatcacacatgcttaaaattatattgcaatatagattttaggccatatcgcccacccctaatccAGCACAGGCAAGCAAAACGTCTGAAGTCACATGACCATAATCCAGAATATTTGATAATCCGGCACAAGACTACAAAATATCTGAGGTCACATGACCACAATAATCCAGGATATTTGGTAATCTGGCACAGGACTGCAAAATATCTAATCACATGACCACGATAATCCAGAACATCTGATAATCCGACCGCGCTCAGGTACATACGTGGAGTTTGGCgtcggcccccgcatgcacctgtGTGAGGGCGGAGTCATCCATCATGCGCAGCGTCTCCACCGGTTCCTTCCCCCAGGGAAAGTTGTAGTTTATAAGAAGCGTCTTCGCTCCCTCGCCATCTTGGTGGTCGCTGCTGCTGAATCCAGACGGGACCTGAGCAAACTGGGGGACACATCTGGTGGTGACCCATACCTATCGCACTTTCCCTGCACCCTGCACCACCACAGCAGCTGTACCACCACTTACCCTGCGCCACCACAGCAGCTGTACCACCACTTACCCTGCGCCACCACAGCAGCCAGTGCCGCCACTCACCCTGCACCACCACAGCAGCCACTCACCCTGCTCCACCACAGCAGCCACTCACCCTGCGCCACCACAGCAGCCAGTGCCGCCACTCACCCTGCGCCACCACAGCAGCCAGTGCCGCCACTCACCCTGCGCCACCACAGCAGCCAGTGCCGCCACTCACCCTGCGCCACCACAGCAGCCAGTGCCGCCACTCACCCTGCGCCACCACAGcagccagtgccaccactcacccTGCGCCACCACAGCAGCCAGTACCACCACTCACCCTGCGCCACCACAGcagccagtgccaccactcacccTGCGCCACCACAGCAGCCAGTACCACCACTCACCCTGCGCCACCACAGCAGCCAGTACCGCCACTCACCCTGCGCCACCACAGCAGCCTGTACCGCCACTCATCCTGCGCCACCACAGCAGCCAGTGCCGCCACTCATCCTGCGCCACCACAGCAGCTGTACCGCCACTCACCCTGCGCCACCACAGCAGCCAGTGCCGCCACTCATCCTGCGCCACCACAGCAGCCAGTGCCGCCACTCATCCTGCGCCACCACAGCAGCCAGTGCCGCCACTCATCCTGCGCCACCACAGCAGCCAGTGCCGCCACTCACCCTGCGCCACCACAGCAGCCAGTGCCGCCACTCATCCTGCGCCACCACAGCAGCCAGTGCCGCCACTCATCCTGCGCCACCACAGCAGCCAGTGCCGCCACTCACCCTGCGCCACCACAGCAGCCAGTGCCGCCACTCATCCTGCTACATTACAGCAGCCAGTGCCGCCACTCACCCTGCACCACCACAGCAGTAAATGCCGCCATTCACCCTGCGCCACCACAGCAGCCTGTACCACCACTCATCTTGCGCTACCACAGCAGCCAGTGCCGCCGCATACCCTGCGCCACCAGagcagccagtgccgccattcacCCTGCACCACCACAGCAGCCAGTACCACCACAGCAGCCTGTGCCGCCACTCACTCTGCGCTACCACAGCAGCCAGTGCCGCCACATACCCTGCGCCACCACAGCAGCTGTACCACCACTTACCCTGCGCCACCACAGCAGCCAGTGCCGCCACTCACCCTGCACCACCACAGCAGCCACTCACCCTGCTCCACCACAGCAGCCACTCACCCTGCGCCACCACAGCAGCCAGTGCCGCCACTCACCCTGCGCCACCAC
This window of the Bufo bufo chromosome 6, aBufBuf1.1, whole genome shotgun sequence genome carries:
- the POLG2 gene encoding DNA polymerase subunit gamma-2, mitochondrial isoform X4, whose translation is MSSCVVRGGGSLLQSWRDLLRPHIRLCASTDPTHDALLDVCRRRRFFLGEGLSAASVLGGGLGPLGVEMKKNIINEWWNTVVLNREQVLPIDTALQGHPDRRDVAGTSTDERQHSPLRQDLLHGALSHYVACLELLNRKLPFGIAEVGKCFRPVLGLHDNGPRHARTGERTVASLCWFSSAKTLSQWRDYWLRHRLLWWRRFAQVPSGFSSSDHQDGEGAKTLLINYNFPWGKEPVETLRMMDDSALTQVHAGADAKLHGRDSRRSIIPHVLWLSSDLDLGLLAYLSDALSPRGKEQRLAVLKIHPSLTPVKVAVDFGKGPAVDLRLVCQGLSAELRGSGIAVWPGYLDTVQTSMEQLFIRYDEMGVMFTVLVSDITLESGLLHLRNRDTTIKETVHISKLTAFLTQQMTTASRL